The Thomasclavelia ramosa DSM 1402 genome includes a region encoding these proteins:
- a CDS encoding DUF305 domain-containing protein, which translates to MENLYCYEQKLQSYLDEYHCILNQMINKMTSVELSCSISYNFMVQMIPHHRAAILMSCNLLKYTKNEALQNIAFNIIKEQTRSIENMRRILCDCQNQTNSQEQLYDYQNRLDIIVGTMFTKMAEPSCSNDIDVNFINEMIPHHEGAIAMAKTTLEYPICSELKTILQAIITSQSNGVRQLKTVLEDITC; encoded by the coding sequence ATGGAAAATTTGTATTGTTATGAACAAAAACTTCAATCCTATTTAGATGAGTATCACTGTATTTTAAATCAAATGATTAATAAAATGACTAGTGTTGAATTGTCGTGCAGCATATCTTATAATTTTATGGTTCAAATGATCCCGCATCATCGTGCGGCAATTTTAATGTCATGTAATTTATTAAAATACACTAAGAATGAAGCTTTACAAAATATTGCTTTTAACATTATAAAAGAACAAACAAGAAGTATTGAGAATATGCGGAGAATTTTATGTGATTGTCAAAATCAGACAAATTCTCAAGAACAGTTGTATGATTATCAAAATAGGCTTGATATTATCGTAGGAACTATGTTCACAAAAATGGCTGAGCCATCATGCAGTAATGACATTGATGTAAATTTTATTAATGAAATGATTCCACATCATGAAGGTGCTATTGCAATGGCGAAAACAACTTTGGAATATCCAATTTGTTCTGAATTAAAAACAATTTTACAAGCTATTATAACGTCTCAATCAAATGGAGTAAGGCAATTAAAAACAGTTTTAGAAGATATAACTTGTTAA
- the yqeK gene encoding bis(5'-nucleosyl)-tetraphosphatase (symmetrical) YqeK: protein MDLNYIQTPLRNQTIEEQIKDFYLLNNKERTYQHVLGVAMAAEKLALQYQEDIRACILAALLHDISAVITPQDMMKIANELQWQLDSAEKIYPFLLHQKISALIAYEYFQIRNLSILKAIESHTTLRSNPSKLDMIIFIADKLAWDQPGEPPFKKNIEMALNDSLEAACYQYIKYQFDHDLLLFPHCWIIEAYRWLEKSHCK from the coding sequence ATGGATTTAAATTACATTCAAACTCCACTAAGGAATCAAACTATTGAAGAACAAATAAAAGATTTTTATTTGCTTAATAATAAGGAGAGAACATATCAGCATGTTCTTGGAGTGGCTATGGCAGCAGAAAAATTAGCTTTGCAATATCAAGAAGATATTAGAGCCTGTATTTTAGCAGCTTTATTACATGATATTAGTGCTGTTATTACTCCCCAAGATATGATGAAAATTGCTAATGAATTACAATGGCAATTAGATAGTGCAGAAAAGATATATCCATTTTTATTGCATCAAAAAATATCTGCTTTAATAGCTTATGAGTATTTTCAAATTAGGAATTTATCAATTTTAAAGGCAATCGAATCACATACAACACTAAGATCTAATCCTAGTAAATTAGATATGATTATTTTTATTGCTGATAAACTAGCTTGGGATCAGCCTGGGGAACCACCGTTTAAAAAGAATATTGAAATGGCATTAAATGATTCTTTAGAAGCAGCTTGTTATCAGTATATAAAATATCAGTTTGACCACGATCTATTATTATTTCCTCATTGTTGGATCATTGAGGCATACCGATGGTTAGAAAAGTCACATTGTAAATAA